A region of Flavobacterium album DNA encodes the following proteins:
- a CDS encoding T9SS type B sorting domain-containing protein has product MKKIISLALFLLCSLALNAQITPNGNSGSATTAYTNGTPNDPIYIWCNEGLSATTGSLTATYAAATGPFTFKWYYHNQANSSWALYTTQTGTSSTISNLPSDGYRVQIYSGTTLLACYNAWVWNLNVQMTASNQPSGCDTTNLSGTVQTTGSFTYYNPPPPEAIITPTTQISVTFNATHTYVSDLGFYLIGPNGVTIPLMPNPGQTGNPGGGICNSSDNVINFTLNNTSTNFIDVCDPDVPLSGTWGGYLAGNPLVPTPINWAAFYGVNAAAGGWAVQIYDCIGADVGKLTSASITFTNLDATCNAQQSISYTSGNIANLPTSVINDNSCSPSTASIFTVPISPALSTPITITASGTGSGGTTGTNVMWDAAVPIANAAALNTSASGIPVGTTIFTLTASVGYGNAVCTYSKTTGFTREPIILGEPEDIIVCAVGQPPYSFDLTQNNDEILNGLDPVINEVTFYTNAFDADNGFNAIPASETTNYETDGTEQEIWARVTNYFTDCHEITSFIIKASPAPLANSPVDQQLCDNDNNGSEIFDLTTLDGDALAGQDPNDFVVSYHTTLNGATQNTQLVNTPTAVPVTDGQVVYIRVTSAGNEDCYATSSVKFIITPKPVVVVPADAYACSDTGYTLPALTVGNYFTGPNGTGTQLTAGTVINTTQIIYVYAQSNTTPNNCTDEGSFTVTINPLPVVDEPAWVTACESFFLDPLSSPDQHYYTGHDGTGTQYDAGQEITDDAVLYIYQQTGTAATVICSDEYEFRVKIDKRPVLVPAAEIEVCDDDFDGLATFDLTPAGTEVVDGASGVVVSYHTSEFNAQYNLQPIQQPDAYQAPTSIVYIRAIKASSTTDCYSIQSVQLTVQPKPAVSPISAYVVCDDNNAPDGVEYFDLTTKTPEVTSNPDVTVTYYPTQQDAIDDTAEITDAGNYQSGNATVWVRLESSFGCFNTTSFELVVNPLPVVNTNMDPFYSCEEQPGEGLFDLSQIDPVVTMGASGYTVAYYASLNDAQNPTPDNYLHSPYLSPTATIYARVENVITGCVVIATVDLEVLPAPIAPDQAPLEECDFNNDNVATFNIQTALDNIIAQMGGNVTLSTHETMNDALFGTNSIEGNPLLNISAYNNVYALTTGGVQTLYIVVKSAFTDCFDIVPLQLIVHPVPVATEPEPYLLCDNGNNDNDGIATFDLTTREAEILGTIDPTAFSIAFYTSENGAKNDIAGDRINTPASYSTASRSVWARVTNNTTGCYDVVELELIVNPLPVANQPTPYTLCDTTNFGDEREVFDLTTKIDEIITVSGVPQSGINTTFYHTYDDAVAGTNAIGNPEAYTNNAAVETIFVKVELEETGCYRIVLLDLRVEPLPILVLPTAEELNVCDTTGLGIGEFDLNDLLEDMVNGAPNLQVTFHLTNQDAIDNVNAIPNTSNYQNVNPFVQMIYVRVENTVTGCTNATPYVLTLTVTPAPIAPEDLEDLVQCDDQDNNGQDGKAYFDLTQQDAIIYAAMNRDPSTLTIQYFTSEANAQNGVPRITNPSHYNGTNGQTIWVRVQTPGTECFSVTSFDLELNMPLLLTQPTMLTVCNESLYAPDGTYIGNDGIAQFDLTTKDEEILGQYGIGQGNTVAYYELDPRVTSDVTPIPNPETYTNPAPPAGNPKTLYVMVTTPEGCKSYTTLTIKVLPLPQPDQDVEPLELCDVNGSGDGQEIFDLTDAETDIRDNDFNMVLTYYETEEDANNRTNPILNYTAYNSGNATIWVRAEANTQDPTNPVCFTITHFDLIVNPLPVLGEAGVIAPYAICEQNTDGIATFDFNTHMDEILGANTDPADYTVTFYRNAADQGLGIAMPYIYTNTSSPNQQNILVEVVNNDTECTITAPLTLLVEEAATANPITETFFECDYDGTNDGIFTFDLTRADDDALGTQNPANYSVTYYTSLEDAEAGENAIANPTAYQNTPDYQMIWVRVTNESTVSGCHEVTTLELFVERIPEPSLEGGTICVNFDTQEVLRPHPMDSGLDATHTFVWYHDGAVIPGATGPTYTATAAGEYTVVATSATGCVSDPIAPVTVLRSGPASPIGIGYVVSNAFSDEQIITVLAQGYGEYQYQLDNGPWQNSNVFTNVYAGPHEIHVRDISTDDPCDEFNMLLEDVSVIDYPNFFTPNGDGYHDYWNIIGMKNFEDVKIYIFDRYGKLMKQISPAGDGWDGTYNGYPVLADDYWFTVTYREGDVTKEFKAHFALKR; this is encoded by the coding sequence ATGAAAAAAATTATCTCACTGGCATTGTTCCTGTTGTGTTCCCTGGCGCTAAATGCGCAGATTACACCTAACGGAAATTCAGGCTCTGCCACAACTGCCTATACCAACGGCACACCGAACGATCCTATATATATTTGGTGTAACGAAGGGCTTAGTGCTACCACAGGAAGCCTTACGGCAACCTACGCTGCGGCAACCGGGCCTTTTACCTTTAAATGGTATTATCACAACCAGGCCAACTCATCATGGGCGCTATATACTACGCAGACAGGTACAAGCTCTACGATCTCTAACCTGCCGAGCGATGGTTACAGGGTTCAGATATACAGCGGTACTACACTCCTTGCATGCTACAACGCATGGGTTTGGAACCTGAATGTGCAAATGACAGCCAGCAACCAGCCTTCGGGATGTGATACTACCAATCTTAGCGGAACTGTACAGACTACAGGTTCGTTCACGTATTATAACCCGCCGCCTCCGGAAGCGATTATCACACCGACTACACAAATTAGCGTAACATTCAACGCTACCCATACTTACGTTTCCGACCTTGGTTTTTACCTTATCGGACCAAACGGCGTTACCATACCGCTAATGCCTAACCCGGGCCAGACAGGCAATCCGGGAGGTGGGATATGTAACAGCTCAGACAACGTTATCAACTTTACACTTAATAATACATCAACTAACTTCATAGATGTTTGTGACCCCGACGTTCCCCTTAGCGGTACATGGGGTGGATATTTAGCTGGAAACCCTCTTGTCCCGACACCGATAAACTGGGCAGCCTTTTATGGAGTGAATGCCGCCGCCGGTGGGTGGGCGGTACAGATATATGACTGTATTGGTGCTGACGTAGGTAAATTAACCAGTGCAAGTATTACATTTACAAACCTTGATGCTACCTGTAATGCGCAGCAGTCTATCAGCTATACCTCGGGTAATATTGCAAACCTCCCGACTTCGGTAATTAATGACAACTCATGTTCGCCATCAACGGCATCTATATTCACTGTGCCGATCTCACCAGCTTTGAGCACGCCAATTACTATAACTGCTTCAGGCACCGGCTCAGGAGGCACTACAGGTACCAATGTAATGTGGGACGCTGCTGTGCCAATTGCAAATGCTGCAGCTTTAAATACATCGGCAAGCGGTATTCCTGTAGGTACTACAATTTTTACGCTTACTGCTTCTGTTGGTTATGGTAATGCGGTATGTACCTATTCTAAAACCACGGGCTTTACACGCGAACCGATAATATTAGGAGAGCCTGAGGATATAATCGTATGCGCAGTAGGCCAGCCTCCTTATTCTTTTGATCTTACTCAAAACAATGATGAGATACTTAATGGATTGGATCCTGTAATTAACGAGGTAACTTTCTATACGAACGCATTTGATGCCGACAATGGTTTTAATGCCATCCCTGCATCGGAGACAACAAATTACGAGACTGACGGTACTGAGCAGGAAATCTGGGCAAGGGTAACGAATTATTTTACCGACTGTCATGAAATTACATCATTCATAATAAAGGCAAGTCCGGCTCCCCTTGCAAACTCTCCTGTAGATCAGCAGCTTTGTGATAATGACAATAACGGCTCTGAAATTTTCGACCTGACTACACTGGACGGAGATGCACTTGCAGGCCAGGACCCGAACGATTTTGTAGTAAGCTATCATACAACCCTTAATGGCGCTACACAAAATACACAGCTTGTAAATACACCGACAGCTGTCCCTGTAACAGATGGCCAGGTGGTATATATACGTGTGACCAGTGCAGGTAATGAAGATTGTTATGCAACTTCATCGGTTAAGTTTATTATTACCCCTAAACCGGTGGTAGTAGTTCCTGCTGATGCCTATGCATGTAGCGATACAGGATATACGCTTCCTGCACTTACTGTTGGAAACTATTTTACTGGTCCGAACGGTACAGGGACACAATTGACTGCCGGCACTGTGATCAACACTACGCAGATCATTTATGTGTATGCGCAGTCCAATACCACACCGAATAACTGTACCGATGAGGGAAGTTTTACGGTTACAATCAATCCACTTCCGGTTGTAGATGAGCCTGCATGGGTTACCGCCTGCGAAAGCTTCTTCCTTGACCCGCTTAGCTCTCCGGACCAGCATTACTACACCGGCCATGATGGTACCGGTACGCAATATGATGCCGGGCAGGAAATTACAGATGATGCTGTTCTGTACATATACCAGCAAACAGGTACTGCGGCTACGGTAATTTGCAGCGATGAGTACGAATTCCGCGTGAAGATAGACAAGAGGCCGGTATTGGTGCCTGCCGCTGAGATCGAAGTTTGTGACGATGATTTTGATGGTCTTGCTACATTCGACCTGACCCCTGCGGGCACAGAAGTAGTAGATGGCGCTAGCGGTGTTGTTGTATCTTACCATACAAGCGAATTTAACGCGCAATACAACCTACAGCCGATACAACAGCCGGATGCCTACCAGGCACCGACATCAATTGTTTATATAAGGGCTATAAAGGCAAGCAGTACTACAGATTGTTACTCTATACAGTCGGTACAGCTTACTGTTCAGCCTAAGCCTGCGGTTAGCCCTATAAGCGCTTATGTAGTATGTGATGATAATAACGCACCGGATGGAGTGGAATATTTTGACCTTACTACAAAAACGCCTGAAGTAACCAGCAACCCTGATGTAACGGTAACCTATTACCCAACACAACAGGATGCTATTGATGACACAGCAGAGATAACCGATGCGGGCAATTACCAAAGTGGCAACGCAACTGTATGGGTAAGGCTCGAAAGCAGTTTTGGATGTTTCAATACAACTTCTTTTGAACTTGTGGTGAACCCCCTTCCTGTTGTAAATACGAACATGGATCCATTCTATTCTTGTGAAGAGCAGCCGGGTGAAGGCCTTTTTGACCTTTCCCAGATTGATCCGGTTGTAACAATGGGTGCTTCCGGATATACCGTAGCTTATTATGCGTCACTTAACGATGCACAAAACCCAACGCCGGATAACTACCTTCATTCGCCATACCTTTCTCCTACCGCTACAATATATGCGAGGGTAGAGAACGTAATTACAGGATGTGTTGTTATCGCGACTGTAGACCTTGAAGTGCTTCCTGCACCGATAGCGCCTGACCAGGCACCGCTGGAAGAGTGTGATTTCAATAATGATAATGTAGCAACCTTCAATATCCAGACAGCTCTTGATAACATCATAGCTCAAATGGGAGGAAATGTTACACTTTCAACACATGAAACAATGAATGATGCCCTGTTTGGGACGAATTCTATTGAAGGCAACCCGCTGCTTAATATTTCAGCATACAACAATGTATATGCGCTAACAACAGGTGGGGTGCAGACACTATATATAGTAGTAAAAAGCGCATTTACCGACTGTTTCGACATCGTGCCTTTACAGCTGATAGTTCACCCGGTACCGGTAGCTACAGAGCCGGAGCCTTATTTGCTTTGCGATAACGGCAATAACGATAACGATGGTATTGCAACATTCGACCTTACAACCAGGGAAGCAGAGATACTGGGCACTATCGACCCAACCGCCTTTAGCATTGCTTTCTATACAAGTGAAAATGGAGCTAAAAATGATATTGCCGGAGACCGTATAAATACACCTGCATCTTATAGCACTGCCAGCAGGTCAGTTTGGGCAAGGGTAACCAATAATACAACAGGCTGTTATGATGTAGTAGAGCTCGAACTTATCGTGAACCCGCTTCCGGTAGCCAACCAGCCTACACCATATACATTATGCGATACCACAAATTTTGGTGATGAGAGGGAAGTATTCGATCTTACTACGAAAATTGACGAGATCATTACTGTATCGGGAGTGCCGCAATCGGGTATCAATACAACTTTCTACCACACTTATGATGATGCGGTAGCAGGTACGAATGCTATTGGAAACCCTGAAGCTTATACCAATAACGCTGCCGTAGAGACCATTTTTGTAAAAGTGGAGCTTGAGGAAACGGGTTGTTACAGGATAGTGCTTCTTGACCTTAGGGTAGAACCGCTTCCGATATTGGTGCTTCCAACAGCTGAAGAACTCAATGTTTGTGATACCACAGGCCTTGGTATTGGTGAATTTGACCTTAATGACCTTTTGGAAGATATGGTTAATGGCGCTCCGAATCTACAGGTGACATTCCACCTTACAAACCAGGACGCTATAGACAATGTAAATGCAATACCAAATACAAGCAACTACCAAAATGTAAATCCATTTGTGCAGATGATTTATGTAAGGGTTGAAAACACGGTAACGGGATGTACAAATGCCACGCCTTATGTGTTGACGCTTACGGTAACGCCTGCACCTATAGCACCGGAAGATCTTGAGGATCTTGTGCAATGTGACGACCAGGACAACAACGGACAGGATGGTAAGGCTTACTTTGACCTGACACAGCAGGATGCAATTATTTATGCTGCCATGAACAGGGATCCTTCAACGCTGACAATACAATACTTTACCAGCGAAGCCAATGCACAGAATGGCGTTCCACGGATTACTAACCCTTCGCACTACAACGGTACGAACGGGCAGACAATCTGGGTAAGGGTACAGACACCGGGTACAGAATGTTTTAGTGTTACAAGTTTCGACCTTGAATTGAACATGCCGCTGCTGCTTACGCAACCTACCATGCTGACCGTTTGTAATGAGAGCCTGTATGCTCCTGACGGTACTTATATAGGAAATGACGGCATAGCACAGTTTGACCTTACTACTAAAGATGAGGAGATACTTGGACAGTACGGAATAGGACAAGGCAATACAGTTGCTTACTACGAATTGGACCCAAGGGTTACATCTGATGTGACGCCTATACCAAATCCTGAAACGTATACCAATCCGGCACCACCGGCAGGTAACCCTAAAACATTGTATGTAATGGTTACTACACCGGAAGGATGTAAGAGCTATACAACACTTACTATTAAAGTACTTCCGCTGCCTCAACCGGATCAGGATGTCGAGCCGCTTGAACTGTGTGACGTGAATGGCTCTGGTGACGGACAGGAAATATTTGACCTTACCGATGCGGAAACCGACATAAGGGATAATGATTTCAACATGGTGTTGACATACTATGAAACTGAAGAAGATGCCAACAACAGGACAAACCCTATATTGAACTATACAGCTTACAATAGCGGCAACGCTACGATCTGGGTAAGGGCAGAGGCTAATACTCAGGATCCGACTAACCCTGTATGCTTCACGATCACGCATTTTGACCTTATCGTGAACCCGCTTCCGGTATTGGGTGAGGCAGGTGTTATAGCGCCTTACGCAATATGTGAGCAGAATACAGACGGTATTGCTACGTTCGATTTCAATACCCATATGGATGAAATCCTTGGTGCAAATACCGATCCTGCCGATTATACTGTTACGTTCTACCGCAACGCGGCAGATCAGGGCCTCGGAATTGCAATGCCATACATCTATACCAATACAAGTTCTCCTAACCAGCAGAACATACTTGTAGAGGTTGTGAATAATGATACAGAATGTACTATCACAGCGCCGCTTACACTATTGGTGGAAGAAGCTGCGACAGCCAACCCTATTACGGAGACGTTCTTTGAATGTGACTACGATGGTACTAACGATGGTATATTTACCTTCGACCTTACACGTGCAGATGACGATGCCCTTGGCACGCAGAACCCTGCTAATTACAGTGTAACTTACTATACCAGCCTTGAAGATGCGGAAGCAGGAGAGAATGCGATAGCAAACCCTACAGCTTACCAAAACACGCCTGATTACCAAATGATCTGGGTAAGGGTAACCAACGAGTCAACCGTAAGCGGATGTCATGAGGTGACTACATTGGAGCTGTTTGTGGAGCGTATACCGGAGCCGAGCCTGGAAGGTGGTACAATATGTGTGAATTTTGATACACAGGAAGTACTGCGTCCTCATCCGATGGACAGCGGACTGGATGCTACCCATACTTTTGTATGGTACCACGATGGCGCTGTAATCCCGGGTGCTACAGGCCCTACGTATACAGCAACTGCTGCAGGTGAATATACTGTAGTAGCTACAAGTGCGACAGGATGTGTATCTGACCCTATTGCTCCGGTAACGGTACTTCGCAGTGGCCCTGCAAGCCCTATCGGTATCGGTTATGTGGTAAGCAACGCATTTAGCGATGAGCAGATCATTACCGTACTTGCACAAGGTTATGGCGAATACCAGTACCAGCTTGATAATGGGCCTTGGCAAAACTCGAATGTGTTTACCAATGTGTACGCCGGGCCGCACGAGATCCACGTACGTGACATTTCTACAGACGATCCTTGTGACGAATTCAATATGCTTCTTGAAGATGTAAGCGTTATTGATTACCCGAACTTCTTTACACCAAATGGTGATGGTTACCATGATTACTGGAACATCATTGGCATGAAGAATTTTGAAGACGTAAAAATTTATATCTTCGACCGTTATGGTAAACTAATGAAACAGATTTCCCCTGCAGGAGACGGATGGGATGGTACCTACAATGGCTACCCTGTTCTTGCAGATGACTACTGGTTCACAGTTACCTACAGGGAAGGAGACGTAACTAAAGAATTCAAGGCCCACTTCGCACTTAAGCGATAA
- the folE gene encoding GTP cyclohydrolase I FolE yields the protein MIHNDDSKDEIGDNHIASGAKTPVRPDAFDMTDDEKIASIKKDVENILVTLGMDLTDDSIKGTPNRVAKMFVKEIFGGLNPAKKPGSSTFENKYKYGEMLVEKNITVYSTCEHHLLPIVGRAHVAYISNGTVVGLSKMNRIVDYFAKRPQVQERLTMQIVQELKKVLGTEDVACVIDAKHLCVNSRGIRDIESSTVTSEFGGRFKEESVRREFLDYIKLDTQF from the coding sequence ATGATCCATAACGACGACAGCAAAGACGAAATAGGAGACAACCATATAGCATCGGGCGCAAAGACACCAGTAAGGCCGGATGCCTTTGATATGACTGATGACGAAAAGATTGCATCGATAAAAAAAGACGTAGAGAACATATTAGTTACCCTGGGAATGGACCTTACCGATGACAGCATCAAAGGAACGCCCAACCGTGTAGCAAAAATGTTCGTTAAAGAAATATTCGGCGGGCTCAACCCTGCAAAAAAACCAGGGTCCTCTACATTCGAGAATAAATATAAGTACGGCGAAATGCTCGTAGAAAAAAACATTACTGTATATTCTACCTGCGAGCACCACTTGCTGCCAATTGTGGGGCGCGCGCATGTGGCGTACATATCCAACGGTACTGTGGTAGGGCTTTCTAAGATGAACCGCATCGTAGATTATTTTGCCAAAAGGCCGCAGGTTCAGGAAAGGCTTACCATGCAGATCGTGCAGGAGCTTAAAAAAGTGCTGGGTACCGAAGATGTTGCCTGTGTGATCGATGCCAAGCACCTTTGCGTGAACTCACGCGGCATACGTGATATCGAAAGCAGCACCGTAACCTCTGAATTTGGAGGCAGGTTTAAAGAAGAGAGCGTTCGCAGGGAATTTTTAGACTACATTAAACTGGATACGCAGTTTTAA
- the lgt gene encoding prolipoprotein diacylglyceryl transferase — translation MIHSLSMVWNSPEGFHLGPIMLRYYSLGFVIAFALGWYIMKKIFEREGESMEKLDKLFIYTLIATLLGARLGQVFFYDWPYFREHPEEILLPFKFRPEFEFTGFAGLASHGAAIAIILFMIYYSRKVIHRPLLWVLDRVVIPVTSGGIFVRLGNFFNSEILGDVTSPDTPTAVKFIRGEDDYNKAKIVAKTGIENYDKAYEAVEHDPKFANILADIPYRHPAQLYEAFLYIFVFLIIFFMYWKTDARKKHGLIFGVFLVLLWTVRFVVEFVKESQGGFEGKNPLLSTGQWLSIPFILVGFYLIFTAKNRQETL, via the coding sequence ATGATACACAGTTTAAGCATGGTATGGAACTCTCCCGAAGGATTTCACTTAGGCCCGATAATGCTGCGCTATTACAGCCTCGGATTTGTAATCGCCTTTGCCCTTGGGTGGTATATCATGAAAAAAATATTTGAGCGCGAAGGGGAATCGATGGAAAAACTGGATAAATTATTCATTTATACCCTTATTGCCACATTGCTTGGCGCAAGGCTCGGACAGGTTTTCTTTTACGACTGGCCCTATTTTCGTGAGCATCCCGAAGAAATACTGCTTCCTTTCAAATTCAGGCCGGAATTCGAATTTACAGGCTTTGCCGGGCTGGCCAGCCACGGTGCCGCCATTGCGATTATACTATTTATGATATATTACAGCCGGAAAGTGATTCACAGGCCGTTGCTTTGGGTACTGGACAGGGTTGTAATACCCGTAACGAGCGGCGGTATCTTCGTGCGTTTGGGTAACTTCTTTAATAGTGAAATATTAGGCGATGTAACTTCTCCCGACACACCTACCGCAGTTAAATTCATTCGTGGTGAAGATGACTATAATAAAGCCAAAATTGTAGCTAAAACAGGAATTGAGAACTATGATAAAGCATACGAGGCTGTTGAGCACGATCCTAAGTTTGCAAATATCCTGGCCGACATTCCTTACAGGCATCCGGCACAATTGTATGAGGCATTCCTTTATATATTCGTATTCCTTATCATCTTCTTTATGTACTGGAAAACCGATGCCCGCAAAAAGCACGGCCTTATTTTCGGGGTATTCCTTGTATTATTATGGACCGTACGCTTTGTAGTAGAGTTCGTTAAGGAGAGCCAGGGCGGTTTTGAAGGCAAAAATCCATTACTATCTACAGGGCAGTGGCTCAGCATACCTTTTATATTAGTGGGCTTCTACTTGATATTTACAGCAAAGAACAGGCAGGAAACCTTATAA
- the cysS gene encoding cysteine--tRNA ligase — protein MQLYQQQNLKIYNTLSGEKETFVPLHEGAVGMYVCGPTVYSNVHLGNCRTFISFDLVFRYLKHLGYKVRYVRNITDVGHIEDDADEGEDKIAKKARLEKLEPMEIVQQYSVDFHQIMELFNSLPPSIEPTATGHIIEQIETIKQIFDNGYAYLANGSVYFDVVKYNETHNYGILSGRNLDDMLSNSRELAGQDEKKNPADFALWKKAEPEHIMRWPSPWGDGFPGWHLECTSMSTKYLGNKFDIHGGGMDLKFPHHECEIAQNEACTGNAPVNYWMHANMLTLNGKKMAKSTGNNILPRELFSGNNDKLGKAFSPSVARFFMMQAHYRSILDFSNDAIVAAEKGYNRLMEAMDTLSGITASGNSTLDIAAWKQLCYDAMNDDFNSPILIAHLFEGVRYINLLKEGKESLTAADLESLTKTMHSFIYDVLGLKSEAGDEGSNDKLEGVMNMLISMRNEARANKDFALSDQIRNRLTELGIELKDGKEGTTFSIN, from the coding sequence ATGCAGTTATACCAGCAACAGAATTTAAAGATCTACAATACGCTTAGCGGCGAAAAGGAAACATTTGTTCCCCTGCACGAAGGTGCTGTGGGCATGTATGTGTGCGGGCCTACCGTATACAGCAATGTACACCTTGGCAACTGCCGGACCTTTATCTCATTCGACCTGGTTTTCCGCTACCTGAAGCATTTAGGCTACAAGGTTCGCTATGTCAGGAATATAACCGATGTGGGCCACATTGAGGATGATGCCGATGAAGGTGAGGACAAGATCGCGAAAAAAGCAAGGCTTGAAAAGCTGGAGCCGATGGAAATCGTGCAGCAATATTCTGTCGATTTCCACCAGATCATGGAACTATTCAACAGCCTGCCGCCAAGCATTGAGCCAACTGCAACGGGACACATCATCGAGCAGATAGAAACCATAAAGCAGATATTCGATAACGGCTATGCTTACCTGGCAAACGGGTCGGTATATTTTGATGTGGTAAAATATAATGAAACGCATAATTACGGCATACTGAGCGGAAGGAACCTTGACGACATGCTGTCAAACTCGCGCGAACTTGCGGGACAGGATGAAAAAAAGAACCCTGCCGACTTTGCACTCTGGAAAAAAGCAGAGCCGGAGCACATCATGCGCTGGCCTTCGCCATGGGGCGACGGTTTTCCCGGGTGGCACCTGGAGTGTACGTCCATGAGCACCAAATACCTGGGCAATAAATTTGACATCCACGGCGGCGGTATGGATTTAAAGTTCCCTCACCACGAATGCGAGATCGCCCAAAACGAAGCCTGCACCGGCAATGCCCCGGTAAATTACTGGATGCACGCCAACATGCTTACGCTAAACGGCAAAAAAATGGCAAAGTCTACCGGGAATAATATACTGCCAAGAGAATTGTTCTCGGGCAATAACGACAAGTTGGGGAAAGCATTTTCGCCATCGGTGGCAAGGTTTTTCATGATGCAGGCACATTACAGGAGCATACTCGATTTTTCGAATGATGCCATTGTAGCCGCAGAAAAAGGCTATAACCGCCTTATGGAGGCAATGGATACCCTATCTGGCATTACCGCTTCGGGCAATTCAACCCTTGACATCGCAGCATGGAAACAGCTTTGCTACGATGCCATGAACGACGACTTTAACAGCCCGATACTAATTGCGCACCTTTTTGAAGGCGTGCGTTACATCAACCTGCTGAAAGAAGGCAAAGAGTCGCTTACCGCAGCCGACCTTGAAAGCCTAACGAAAACCATGCACTCCTTTATATATGATGTGCTTGGGCTTAAAAGTGAAGCAGGAGATGAAGGCAGCAACGACAAGCTGGAAGGCGTAATGAACATGCTTATATCTATGCGCAATGAGGCCCGTGCCAATAAGGATTTTGCACTGTCCGACCAGATACGCAACAGGCTTACCGAGCTTGGTATAGAACTGAAAGATGGCAAGGAAGGCACAACCTTTTCAATAAACTGA
- the yidD gene encoding membrane protein insertion efficiency factor YidD yields MKARQLITLPFVLLIRFYQVAISPILPSACRYTPTCSQYTIEALQKRGLLMGSWLAIKRIVSCNPWGGRGYDPVPEKGCGHKH; encoded by the coding sequence TTGAAGGCGCGGCAGCTCATCACATTGCCTTTTGTACTGTTGATACGGTTTTACCAGGTAGCCATCTCCCCTATCCTGCCATCGGCATGCCGGTACACCCCTACCTGCTCACAATACACCATTGAGGCATTGCAAAAAAGGGGGCTGCTCATGGGAAGCTGGCTTGCCATAAAACGCATTGTAAGCTGCAATCCGTGGGGTGGCCGGGGTTATGACCCGGTACCCGAAAAGGGATGCGGGCATAAACATTAA